ATGCTGGGTTTTCACTTGCAGTACCTCATCATGGCTCCTTGGGTCATTCACAGCACAATGTTGTTCATGATGAATGATGGAAAAGATAGAGATATAGCTTACATCCTCATATTTCCACTTATGCTTTGGAGGATGATCCACAACCAGATATGGATCACTCTTTCTCGATATCGAACAGCCAAAGGCAATGGTCGAATTCTTGACAAGGGTCTTGAATTCGATCAGGTTGACAGAGAAAGAAACTGGTCAGTGCATTTGGGATttcatttacattttattttatataaatttatctattttaCAGCTGCTTAATAAATTTTAAGTTTCCTTATAATCTGAGCTTCGTTCTTATGTTTTCTATCTGTATATACCTATATTTAGGTACCAATATATAAGTTTTTTTAATCTATAAGTTTTCGTATTGTgactttcatcttcttctcatTCTTTGAGATCTTTCATTATATAGCATGTCAACGGTAAAGTGATTTTGTGTGTCTATAgtgatttattaatttttttttaccacttGTCTATAGTGATTTATTAGCTTACCATTGATTTGCTTGTGATTTGTTAGTGTTCGTATGGTAGTCCTTAAGCGTCCCTAAATCAGATTGGAATATTTGGAAAATACAATTTTTAGAGGGTCAAAGCGATTTTTGCCTCCTTTTCCAAGTTGTTGGCAAAATTTGTCAGAAAAAGGCTTAATTAACCTCAGGTGTTAATTGTATTCAAACACTTTGCGAAGTTCCTTTTGCTCGAGCCCCCACCAAGAACAACTCGACCCCATATCGACACCTTTTGAGTAATATGCCAGCACACAAATATAATAATTGAGACAAGAAATATGGGTCGACAAGTACTCGAGTTGTTCTTGAAGAGGGATGGTTCAAGTTGTACTTGAGGGTGTGGGTGTCTCGAGCAATGAGAACTAAGCAAATAATTTGAATCCAAAGGGTTAATTAAGTCTTATCGCACATAAGAATTACCCTTGCTAATAGTTTCATTCATAATTCTCAAGGGTACTACAtcatataattaaattattataatttttttaataaaatgggAAGACAAATTTCACCTGTAAAAATTCTAAATGCATGTATTTTGCTATTACCTAAAAAATGACAAAGTTCTAAGAATTTtaaaaagagggaaaaaaatTCTTTTTGAACATCTGAAAAAAGCATTTTTTCCATTTTACACATACATGTGACTTTTTAGATAGgatttttattttcaactttttattATGCAAACTAGATATTTGTACACATGCTATATGTATGTGATGATAAAAGTTTACAAAATATGTACAattataaaaagagaaaaaatagaCGTGGTAATTAAAGTCGTTAGGGAAATTACAATATCATTCTCGATTGTTTAAACTAATatccactgttctaaaaattcccGTCTAAGCGCTAGGCGGTTGGCCATCGCctcgattaatgcctaggtgtttgaaaattaagaaagagtgCCTAGACCTGCTGAGGCGCCCGCCTAAACCGCGTAGGCACCTGCCTAGGTTGCGActtacttagacagaaaatagataactttcattttgcatgttATTTTTTTCCagtaaattgtaagagacttaaaTACTTAAATGaccacacattatatgcttgttcctcatgttttcattatattccaataattcataatatacatgtcattctattttgtagtttatgaggtaattacatatattttatgtacaaaaacacttatttacacgaaatataatatatttacttaaatccCTCTAGTTCACCTAGGCCCTGCCTAGTTGCCTAGTCGCTAGGCTCCAGCCCGCTGTTAGACTAGCGCGTAGCGCCTTTTAGAATCATGCTAATATCACAATAATTAACATAAAAATGACATATTAGTCACTTCACCCTTTTTAGTTGACAAAGAGGGATCTCTTAACATATGTCTTAGTATATAATTAACTATAGATTTAGAAAAGATTTAAGTAATGATATTCATGATAAATAATGTTCCTCATCAAATAATTAACCTTTATTTTTGTATCCATGTGTATGTAGAATATAGTGTATCTAATgatgacaaaaaattaaacaaaacttaaTCAACACTCTGAGTGCAATGAAGAAATAATTTGATCTATATAAAGATCTAACTAACCTGTTTGTTGCAGGGATGACCAAATATTGTTCAATGGTACCCTAATGTACCTCTCCAACCGATTGTTCTCTGGGGCTCAAAATGTACCACTTTGGAGGACAGACGGAGTTGTTGCAACAATTCTACTTCATGCTGGTCCTGTGGAGTACCTCTACTATTGGTTTCACAGAGCACTTCACCATCATTATCTCTACTCTCGCTACCATTCTCATCACCATTCCTCAATCGTTACTGAACCTATTACTTGTAAGACCGCTACCCCATATCATTTCATAACCTCATCATTATTTTGTAATGTTGAACCATAAATATATTGAtgattataatatataattttacagAACAAAACGGTACCAGTCTCCAGTTTTTAATGGATATTGTGTTGTATCTATGTAATCTTGCTATTATATTGCAGCTGTGATTCACCCATTTGCGGAGCACATAGTATATTCCTTGCTCTTCTCAATACCAATGCTAGCAACTGTGTTCATGGGAACAGCTTCTGTCATATCCCTTGTTGGCTATCATACTTATATTGACTTCATGAATAACATGGGACACTGCAATTTTGAGCTCATTCCAAACTgcctcttctctctttttcctcctctcaAGTATCTTATGTATACCCCTTCGtaagaatctctctctctctctctctctccacgcGCGCGCACACACCTATATATGTATGTACGATGTGTctatatatttatgtttatatatgtatattaaatACAAAAATCTCCATACTTGTAGAGGGTATACAGTATATACATAGTTAAGTACACATATTCACAATCTTGAACTGTTAGGGAAAGAAACCCAACTAATGTTGTATGTTAAAAGCAAGCTTCTTGCTTTTTGTTAAGCATATAAAAAGTTCAGGGTTTGATTCTCCaatgtgaagcttttttggTTCGCTTTTTATGAAGGTGAGAGTATACCTTTGCTGATTGTGAAACCATATTAAAGCATCCAACCCAAAAGCGTAATAAACTGCTTAGTTGAGAGACCCATATTCATAAATAAGTACTTATAAATGTATGAAAATATTATATAGCTAGCTAAATGCAACACTAGTGCCAATCAACAGCTAATTTAAAGATTATTATAATTATGACATATACCTACACCTTATGACTTACTTTATTCCAACTCTTAATCTATGCAAAGCTCATAATTCTAATTCTTGAAATGAACAAACTATTGTTGATTTATTCTTTAAAGCAATTTAAGAGATCACCAACTGAAGACCTTTataatattatgattaatttagttaattatataATTTGTGTACAGGTTTCACTCTTTGCATCACACACAATTCCGAACCAATTACTCTCTCTTCATGCCATTCTACGACTACGTATATGGCACCATGGACAATTCTACTGATTCACTCTATGAAACTTCACTCAAGAGAGAGGAGGAATCGCCAGATATCCTTCATCTAACCCATCTAACAACACCGGAATCCATCTATCATCTACCGCTAGGGTTTGCTTCCTTGGCTTCTATACCCCACACACCAAAATGGTACCTATGGTTGATGTGGCCTGTGACATTGTGGTACATGGTGTTAACTCGGATCTGTGGTCGTACATTTGTGGTTGAGAGGCAGCGATTTAATAAGCTCAGATTACAAACTTGGGTTATACCCAAATACACTTTGCAAGTgagaacctttttttttctttcatctaAAAGTTCGAgtatagaggtcgcacttggtgcgatggcaagtgccttcgcccatgagcggtaggtctcgggttcgagac
This is a stretch of genomic DNA from Malus domestica chromosome 02, GDT2T_hap1. It encodes these proteins:
- the LOC103406883 gene encoding very-long-chain aldehyde decarbonylase CER1-like is translated as MASMPGILTDWPWKPLGSFKYLIMAPWVIHSTMLFMMNDGKDRDIAYILIFPLMLWRMIHNQIWITLSRYRTAKGNGRILDKGLEFDQVDRERNWDDQILFNGTLMYLSNRLFSGAQNVPLWRTDGVVATILLHAGPVEYLYYWFHRALHHHYLYSRYHSHHHSSIVTEPITSVIHPFAEHIVYSLLFSIPMLATVFMGTASVISLVGYHTYIDFMNNMGHCNFELIPNCLFSLFPPLKYLMYTPSFHSLHHTQFRTNYSLFMPFYDYVYGTMDNSTDSLYETSLKREEESPDILHLTHLTTPESIYHLPLGFASLASIPHTPKWYLWLMWPVTLWYMVLTRICGRTFVVERQRFNKLRLQTWVIPKYTLQYNFRFQKEAINCLIEEAIVQAEKKGVKVISLGLLNQGEDLNRYGGLYVQRHPHLKIKVVDGSSLAVAVILNSIPKGTTQVVFRGNLTKVAYALAFALYQKGIQVATLHEDEYLKLTKSLSATESSLVLAESYAHKIWLVGDGLTEKEQLSAPRGTLFVPFSQLPPKKLRKDCFYHYTPAMKIPSSLENIYSCENWLPRRVMSAWRIAGIVHALEGWKEHECGYTMSDTDKVWQASLRHGFHPLVTTQPM